One Helicobacter suis HS1 genomic window, AAAGATTTTTTCAGAATATGAGTTATAACGCCGGTATTTTATTGGGTTGGCAGTATTTTTTTAGTAACCACTTTGGTTACTCCACCTATTCAGATTTAGGTTATGGCTATGTGAATAGCCCACTCTTTAAAAATAACTTGAGTGTTTTTAAATCGTTGCAAAATGTCTCCATAGGTTTAGGCGCTAATCTAATTTTTGATTTTAACACACCCAAAAACAACTCTAACCCCGTATTTTATGGCATTTTTGCAGGTGTGCAAGGGGGCAGTACTAACTGGGTTTTAACCGGGCCAGTAGAGAGTTGGCGCGCCTCTTACAATGTAGATGTAGATTTGGGTTTGCGTTTGCAGTTTAATACTAATATCATCAAATGGGGGGTTGATATTCCCGTAGTGCCACATGAGATTAATTGGCAGTCTGACTACCTTGATCTTGGGCTTGATATAAATGCCAAAGACATCGGGTTTTTCATGACCTATGAAAAATTATTCATGCATCGCGCTTTAGGTTACTAGTATATTATACGCCCTAAACTCCACAAACCCCATAGATATCATAAACTCCCGCGTATCAAGGTTAAACGAATTTACATATACAAGAGCAGTCCATCTACATGCCGCCCCGTCCAATAATAGGATAAAACCAACAGAGATTTTTAGGCTAACAAAAAATATTATTTGTGTTAGCCTTTACCCAAGCCAAAATAAGTCGCTAAATTCATTAAAATACATCTCTTCTAAGGCTTCTTTATCTTCGAAGAGATTTAAGATAATCTTACATCTCTTTGGATCTAAGCGGGTGGCTAGATTGGCTTTAAACTTTGAAACTAATAAGGGTATGCCCTCATCTCTTCTTCTTTTATGGCCTATTGGATATTCCACCTCTATCTTTTTGCTATGCGTGCCGTCTTTAAAAAAGACCTGCAAGGCATTGGCGATACTTCTTTTATCCCTATCTAAATAGTCTTTGTTATATCTTTCCTCTACTTCTATAATCATCTTAGCTCTAAGTGCATCAATGCGCGCATCTTTAGCCACCATATCCTCATAATCATCAGCCACTAAACGCCCAAAGATCAAAGCTATAGCAACCATGTATTGTATGCAGTGATCTCTATCTGCTGGATTGGATAGAGGACCTGTTTTATTAATGATGCGGTGGGCTGATTCTTGAG contains:
- a CDS encoding outer membrane protein, giving the protein MTSLDQSLTNQYNQYSNEGINNALAVAGTLKQGLQTGGQTYLGDLLEAIDSTLYNTNFDQLIAVTNWFKQMAKEIQEQCPQYMSDLLAVYRTTFSVINMTSAGHIPTAKEVFGNPPAKPSPPNLKFNYQNFSPQITSMQTVHLSLESMIQSIYSAQRFFQNMSYNAGILLGWQYFFSNHFGYSTYSDLGYGYVNSPLFKNNLSVFKSLQNVSIGLGANLIFDFNTPKNNSNPVFYGIFAGVQGGSTNWVLTGPVESWRASYNVDVDLGLRLQFNTNIIKWGVDIPVVPHEINWQSDYLDLGLDINAKDIGFFMTYEKLFMHRALGY